CTTAGCTCAAGTGCCTTTATTCCACTAGGCAACATTCATTTTTACAACCTAGATCAAGGTTATTTGATCATGAACATTGCATAATTCGCCTGTTGCTAATTTACCACCGGAGGACACGCCTTGAAGCAGCCCACTCAGATTAGTTGGGATCAGTCGATGATCGAAAAATACAATTACAGCGGTCCCCGTTATACTTCTTACCCGACCGCACTAGAGTTTGACGATGCCTTTACTGAGCAGAATTTACTGACATCCATTCAAAACAGTAAATCAGACAAACTGTCGCTTTATGTACATATCCCTTTTTGCGCTAAGCTTTGCTATTACTGTGGTTGTAATAAAATTATTACTCGTCACGCACACAAAGCCGATCAATACATTGAATATCTGGCCACTGAAATTATTAAACGTGCACCATTATTCAAAAATTACACCGTAACCCAAATGCATTGGGGTGGCGGTACACCTACATTTTTAAACCCTGAACAAATTCTAAAACTGACCGCACTGATTAAAGAACACTTTAATTTTGCAGATGTGGGTGAATACTCTATTGAAGTCGACCCTAGAGAAATCGAGCTGAGCATGCTTGATACCTTAAAAGAAGCTGGGTTTAACCGAGTGTCTATTGGTGTACAAGATTTTAATAAAGCAGTACAGGTTGCCGTTAACCGTGAGCAAGACGAACAATTTATTTTCGACTTAATGGCTAGAGCAAAAGAACTCGGGTTTGTGTCAACTAACGTTGATTTAATTTATGGATTACCGCTACAAACTCCCGAAACGTTTGCTAAAACGATAGCCCGAATTATTGAGCTTTCTCCCGATCGTCTATCTGTCTTTAACTATGCACACTTGCCATCGCGTTTTGCGGCGCAGCGTAAAATTAAAGAAGTCGATATGCCATCGCCACAACAGAAATTAGATATGCTGCATCAAACGATTGAATCGTTAACCGCAGCAGGTTATCAATTTATTGGTATGGATCATTTTGCCAAGCCCAATGATGAGTTAGCAAAATTACAAAATGCCGGTAAATTACATCGTAATTTCCAAGGTTATACCACCCAAGAAGAATGTGACTTACTTGGTTTAGGAGTGTCATCTATTAGCCAAATTGGCGATTGTTATGCCCAAAACCAAAAAGACATTCGTCCATATTACGAAGCGATTGATGCTAATGGTCATGCTTTGTGGAAAGGGTGTAGTTTAAATCACGATGACGAAATTCGCCGTGCGGTAATTAAACAAATTATCTGCCATTTTGATTTAGACATGGCCAAAATTGAACAAAAATTTGCGATAAACTTTGAAGAATATTTTGTGGAAGATCTCAAACTATTACAAACTTTTATCGATGATAAGCTCGTCAATATTACTGACAGAAAACTCACAGTAAGCCCGACCGGTCGGCTACTTATTCGTAATATTTGCATGTGCTTTGATGTCTATTATCGCCAAAAAGCCCGTCAACAGCAGTTTTCAAGAGTAATTTAACTCACTGTTTATACAAAGTAGAATACA
The Shewanella vesiculosa DNA segment above includes these coding regions:
- the hemN gene encoding oxygen-independent coproporphyrinogen III oxidase produces the protein MIEKYNYSGPRYTSYPTALEFDDAFTEQNLLTSIQNSKSDKLSLYVHIPFCAKLCYYCGCNKIITRHAHKADQYIEYLATEIIKRAPLFKNYTVTQMHWGGGTPTFLNPEQILKLTALIKEHFNFADVGEYSIEVDPREIELSMLDTLKEAGFNRVSIGVQDFNKAVQVAVNREQDEQFIFDLMARAKELGFVSTNVDLIYGLPLQTPETFAKTIARIIELSPDRLSVFNYAHLPSRFAAQRKIKEVDMPSPQQKLDMLHQTIESLTAAGYQFIGMDHFAKPNDELAKLQNAGKLHRNFQGYTTQEECDLLGLGVSSISQIGDCYAQNQKDIRPYYEAIDANGHALWKGCSLNHDDEIRRAVIKQIICHFDLDMAKIEQKFAINFEEYFVEDLKLLQTFIDDKLVNITDRKLTVSPTGRLLIRNICMCFDVYYRQKARQQQFSRVI